In Flavivirga abyssicola, the following are encoded in one genomic region:
- the porT gene encoding type IX secretion/gliding motility protein PorT/SprT — translation MKRFFVLISFLFIIQASNAQLFSKEKVTYDANQGRGSTDNRLLRWGYFLGINSYDFNFDYKEDLRDIYVKKSPGFSVGLIGNLRINSFIDLRFEPGLLITTRELYYSQTHFTGTSFKSSDLIREVKSTYVHLPLLVKISTKRVNNFKPFIVGGFSTALNLSSNEDNPEDNSNGQFRTKKSSLFYELGFGIDLYLYNFKFTPSIRGLFGIGDELVRDKDPNSPWTSNVASMKTRGLFINFTFQ, via the coding sequence ATGAAGCGGTTTTTTGTATTAATATCATTTTTATTCATCATACAAGCGTCTAATGCACAACTTTTTAGCAAAGAAAAAGTAACATATGATGCAAACCAAGGAAGAGGCTCTACAGATAATCGATTATTACGCTGGGGCTACTTTTTAGGAATCAATAGCTATGATTTTAATTTTGATTATAAAGAAGATTTACGTGATATTTATGTAAAAAAGAGCCCAGGTTTTAGTGTTGGTTTAATCGGAAATTTGCGTATTAATAGTTTTATTGATTTACGTTTTGAGCCTGGTTTATTAATTACAACCAGAGAGTTATATTATAGTCAAACACATTTTACCGGTACAAGCTTTAAAAGTTCAGATTTAATTAGAGAGGTTAAATCTACCTATGTGCATTTACCGCTTTTAGTAAAAATATCTACCAAACGCGTCAATAATTTCAAACCTTTTATTGTAGGCGGATTTTCAACGGCTTTAAACCTATCTAGTAATGAGGATAACCCTGAAGACAATAGCAATGGACAATTTAGAACCAAAAAAAGCTCCTTGTTTTATGAACTTGGGTTTGGTATAGATTTATACCTATACAACTTCAAGTTTACACCTTCTATTCGTGGACTTTTTGGTATAGGAGACGAACTTGTTAGAGATAAAGACCCTAATAGCCCTTGGACTAGCAATGTTGCCAGTATGAAAACCAGAGGTCTATTTATTAATTTCACGTTTCAGTAA
- the ubiE gene encoding bifunctional demethylmenaquinone methyltransferase/2-methoxy-6-polyprenyl-1,4-benzoquinol methylase UbiE yields MSKIKPYKNSDLGKKEQVTKMFDTISKDYDGLNRVISFGIDIKWRKKVVKIVKENTPETILDIATGTGDLAINLAETNASKIVGLDISSGMLEIGKEKIKKKSLESKIDMVLGDSENMPFEDNSFDAITVAFGVRNFETLENGLKEIFRVLKPNGTFVILETSIPSKTPYKQGYKFYTKYILPLIGKLFSKDRSAYKYLCESASVFPYGEALNNILRKIGFINVEDFPQTFGVATIYKSSK; encoded by the coding sequence TTGTCAAAAATTAAACCCTACAAAAACAGTGATTTAGGCAAAAAAGAACAAGTCACTAAAATGTTTGATACTATTTCTAAAGATTACGACGGCTTAAATCGTGTTATTTCTTTTGGAATAGATATTAAATGGCGAAAAAAAGTAGTAAAAATTGTTAAAGAAAATACCCCAGAAACTATTTTAGATATTGCTACAGGTACTGGAGATTTAGCCATTAATCTAGCTGAAACTAATGCCTCAAAAATTGTTGGCTTAGATATTAGCAGTGGTATGCTGGAAATAGGTAAAGAAAAAATAAAGAAAAAATCTTTAGAGTCTAAAATAGACATGGTTTTAGGTGATAGTGAAAATATGCCTTTTGAAGATAATTCTTTTGATGCGATTACAGTTGCCTTTGGTGTAAGGAATTTTGAAACCTTGGAAAATGGTTTAAAAGAAATCTTTAGAGTATTGAAACCAAATGGTACATTCGTAATATTAGAAACATCTATTCCTTCTAAAACGCCTTACAAACAAGGTTATAAATTTTACACAAAATATATTTTACCCCTTATTGGAAAGCTATTTTCAAAAGATAGAAGTGCTTATAAATATTTATGTGAATCTGCTTCTGTTTTTCCTTACGGAGAAGCTTTAAACAATATTTTACGTAAAATTGGGTTTATTAATGTTGAGGATTTTCCACAAACGTTTGGTGTGGCAACAATTTATAAATCATCTAAGTAA
- a CDS encoding TrkH family potassium uptake protein, producing MKLNYKIIFHFLGLLLLFNGGFMLVSALVSFLYKDGVTFQLSLSGIFTLIAGLLAMVFTRRHKKEMNKREGYIVVSFGWIIMALSGTLPYVLTQSIPSFTNAFFETMSGFTTTGASILNDIEAVPKGVLFWRSLTHWIGGMGIIVLAIAILPLLGIGGMQLFAAEAPGPSADKLHPRITDTAKRLWLIYFGYTAAETLLLSVAGMSFFDAINHSLCTLSTGGFSTKNASVAYWNGEPVIQYIIILFMFLAGTNFVLSYFAFKGKVQKIIKDEEFKLYFKFVGVFTIIAAIIIYFRADISASSIAHPMVWGEAESAFRHSLFQVLAIVTTTGFVTADYTMWTPFLMVFFFGLMFLGGSAGSTSGGVKVVRHLILIKNGFLEFKRTLHPNAILPVRYNKRAISGDIVFNILGFFILYMLSFIIGSLGFSMFEIDFKSAIGLAASSLGNVGPALGEFGPVNNYSALPSLAKWWASFLMLIGRLELFTVLILLTPFFWRNR from the coding sequence ATGAAGTTAAATTATAAAATAATTTTTCATTTCTTAGGATTACTACTGCTATTTAATGGTGGTTTTATGCTGGTATCTGCTCTTGTTAGTTTTCTTTACAAAGATGGGGTTACATTTCAATTATCTTTATCGGGTATATTTACACTAATAGCGGGTCTTTTAGCTATGGTGTTTACAAGACGTCATAAAAAAGAAATGAATAAGCGGGAAGGCTACATTGTGGTTTCTTTTGGTTGGATCATTATGGCGCTTTCAGGTACTCTACCTTACGTGTTAACACAAAGTATTCCAAGCTTTACAAACGCTTTTTTTGAAACCATGTCTGGTTTTACTACTACAGGAGCTTCTATTTTAAACGATATTGAAGCCGTACCTAAAGGTGTTTTATTTTGGCGTAGTTTAACGCATTGGATAGGAGGTATGGGAATTATTGTTTTAGCGATTGCCATACTGCCTTTATTGGGAATTGGTGGGATGCAGCTATTCGCAGCAGAAGCACCAGGCCCTAGTGCCGATAAATTACACCCTAGAATTACAGATACTGCCAAGCGTTTATGGCTTATTTATTTTGGATATACAGCCGCAGAAACATTGCTGTTAAGTGTAGCGGGCATGTCTTTTTTTGATGCTATAAATCATTCGCTATGTACTTTGTCTACAGGTGGTTTTTCAACTAAAAATGCTAGTGTAGCTTATTGGAATGGAGAGCCAGTAATTCAATATATTATTATATTATTTATGTTTTTGGCTGGTACCAATTTTGTTTTGAGTTACTTCGCTTTTAAGGGAAAAGTTCAGAAAATAATTAAAGATGAAGAGTTTAAATTGTACTTCAAATTCGTAGGGGTTTTTACAATAATAGCAGCTATAATTATATATTTTAGAGCAGATATATCTGCATCTTCTATTGCACACCCTATGGTTTGGGGCGAAGCTGAAAGCGCATTTAGACACTCTTTGTTTCAAGTATTGGCTATTGTTACTACTACAGGTTTTGTAACTGCAGATTATACCATGTGGACACCATTCTTAATGGTTTTCTTTTTCGGTCTTATGTTTTTAGGAGGGTCGGCAGGAAGTACTTCGGGAGGGGTAAAGGTCGTGCGCCATTTAATATTGATAAAGAATGGTTTTTTAGAATTTAAACGGACACTACACCCAAATGCTATTTTGCCGGTACGTTATAATAAAAGAGCCATTTCTGGGGATATTGTATTTAATATTTTAGGATTTTTTATTCTTTATATGTTATCGTTTATTATTGGATCCTTAGGGTTTTCCATGTTTGAAATAGATTTTAAATCTGCAATAGGTTTAGCGGCTTCCAGTTTAGGAAACGTGGGGCCTGCACTTGGAGAATTTGGACCAGTAAATAACTATTCTGCATTACCTTCTTTAGCAAAATGGTGGGCTTCTTTTTTAATGCTTATCGGTCGTTTAGAACTTTTTACAGTACTTATTTTGCTTACGCCTTTCTTTTGGCGTAACAGATAG
- the trkA gene encoding Trk system potassium transporter TrkA: MKIIIAGAGEVGFHLAKLLSYESQEITLIDIDKESLAYADTHLDIKVIRGDTTSISILKEARINNCDLFIAVTAIETTNITVCVLAKQLGAKRTIARISNTEFITYKDEVGFTKFGIDELISPEALAAAEIEVSLKQSSFNDTYEFEGGALTMVGLTLSRSASFVGKTVKEAAKIFPEIHFVPIAIQRFGTQYTIIPRGSTEFKRGDNVVFVTSEGGGEELCRLTGKSNREIKNVMILGGSQIGYKSARDLSDKGLKVKLFEEDKERAFEIADDLPNVLVIHSDGRNVDLLDEENISEMDAFIAVAGNSETNIMSCLVAKSKGVKKTVALVENMDYFELSHSVGIETLINKKLLAANNIFRYIRKGEVVAMTKLNNMNAELLEFEVKPTSAICNKYIKDVDFPRSAIIGGVIRNGLGVIALGDFKIREGDRVVVCSLLKSIKGVEKLFR; encoded by the coding sequence ATGAAAATAATCATAGCTGGTGCTGGTGAAGTTGGATTTCATTTGGCAAAATTGTTGTCTTACGAGTCTCAAGAAATAACATTAATAGATATAGACAAAGAGAGTTTAGCTTATGCTGATACCCATTTGGATATCAAAGTTATTAGAGGCGATACTACTTCAATCTCTATTTTAAAAGAAGCTCGCATAAATAACTGTGACCTGTTTATTGCTGTTACGGCAATTGAGACAACTAATATCACTGTATGTGTATTAGCCAAACAATTAGGAGCTAAACGAACCATTGCTAGAATCTCTAATACTGAATTTATAACTTACAAAGACGAAGTAGGTTTTACTAAGTTTGGTATTGATGAGTTAATTTCTCCCGAAGCTTTAGCTGCAGCAGAAATAGAAGTGTCTTTAAAACAATCGTCTTTTAATGATACTTACGAGTTTGAAGGAGGTGCACTTACTATGGTTGGTTTAACATTGTCCAGATCGGCTTCATTTGTTGGCAAGACTGTTAAAGAAGCTGCGAAAATTTTCCCGGAAATCCATTTTGTTCCTATTGCAATTCAACGATTCGGAACCCAATATACAATCATACCAAGAGGAAGCACAGAGTTTAAAAGAGGTGATAATGTTGTATTTGTAACATCAGAAGGAGGTGGTGAAGAACTTTGTAGACTAACAGGAAAATCAAACAGAGAGATAAAGAATGTGATGATTTTGGGGGGTAGTCAAATTGGTTATAAATCGGCAAGAGATTTAAGCGACAAAGGACTTAAAGTAAAATTATTTGAAGAAGATAAAGAGCGTGCCTTTGAAATTGCTGATGATTTACCAAATGTTTTAGTGATTCATAGTGATGGTCGTAATGTTGATTTGCTCGATGAAGAGAATATTAGTGAAATGGATGCTTTTATAGCGGTGGCAGGGAACTCTGAAACGAACATCATGTCTTGTTTGGTAGCGAAATCCAAGGGTGTTAAAAAAACGGTTGCTTTGGTTGAAAACATGGATTATTTTGAATTATCGCATTCTGTTGGTATTGAAACACTAATAAATAAAAAGTTATTAGCTGCAAACAATATATTTAGATATATAAGAAAAGGAGAGGTTGTTGCTATGACAAAACTTAACAATATGAATGCTGAATTACTAGAGTTTGAAGTAAAGCCTACTTCAGCTATTTGTAATAAGTATATTAAGGATGTCGATTTTCCAAGGTCAGCCATTATTGGAGGGGTTATTAGAAACGGTTTAGGTGTTATAGCTCTTGGAGATTTTAAAATTCGAGAAGGAGATAGAGTTGTGGTTTGTAGTCTCCTTAAATCGATAAAAGGTGTCGAAAAATTATTTCGTTAA
- a CDS encoding TrmH family RNA methyltransferase, protein MLSKSHIKLITSLKQKKYRLQHGFFVVEGVKTIKELLQSKLILHALYTTESFNIDAKDEILITEAELKRISFLTTPNKALAIFKIPEVKPIEQNALVLALDAVRDPGNLGTIIRLCDWFGIKDLVCSKETVDCFNPKVIQATMGSITRVNISYIDLELFLKETKVPVYGAFMDGETVYNMDLPDEGILVMGNEANGVSKEIEALIKKKVSIPRFGDLQATESLNVATATAILLSEFRRG, encoded by the coding sequence ATGCTCTCTAAAAGCCATATAAAATTAATAACGAGTTTAAAGCAAAAAAAATATAGACTACAACATGGGTTTTTTGTTGTTGAAGGTGTTAAAACAATAAAAGAACTATTACAATCTAAATTAATACTACATGCCCTATATACGACTGAGTCTTTCAATATTGATGCCAAAGATGAAATTTTAATTACTGAGGCAGAATTAAAACGAATAAGCTTTTTAACCACTCCGAATAAAGCACTTGCAATTTTTAAAATTCCAGAAGTAAAACCAATTGAACAAAACGCACTTGTTTTAGCATTAGATGCTGTTAGAGATCCTGGAAACTTAGGAACCATTATTAGGCTTTGCGATTGGTTTGGGATTAAAGATTTGGTTTGCAGTAAAGAAACGGTAGATTGTTTTAATCCTAAAGTAATACAAGCGACAATGGGGTCTATTACTAGAGTGAATATTAGCTATATAGATTTAGAACTTTTTTTAAAAGAAACAAAGGTGCCGGTTTATGGTGCTTTTATGGATGGAGAAACAGTTTATAACATGGATTTGCCAGATGAAGGTATCTTAGTAATGGGTAATGAAGCTAATGGTGTTTCAAAAGAAATTGAAGCGCTTATAAAGAAAAAGGTCTCTATTCCTAGGTTTGGTGATTTGCAAGCTACAGAAAGTTTAAATGTGGCTACAGCAACCGCTATTTTGTTGAGTGAGTTTAGGAGAGGGTAG